From Pseudorca crassidens isolate mPseCra1 chromosome 15, mPseCra1.hap1, whole genome shotgun sequence, one genomic window encodes:
- the PIGQ gene encoding phosphatidylinositol N-acetylglucosaminyltransferase subunit Q isoform X2 — MGLVSRGAAEAGLGAASAVDRPGPPDAVPNPTPTPSAEGADPGSSRGPGMVLKAFFPTCCASADSGLLVGRWVPEQSSAVVLAVVHFPFIPVQVKELLAQVQQASQVGVTVLGTWCHRRQELEESLGHFLEGLGAIFSHKPWFQLCRERGSKSWSCKATHWRGPASPAASGEDQVMLIFYDQRKVLLSQLHPPTALPDPQAGDTTASAGGLAAVFDTVARSEALFQSDRFDEGPVRLSHWQSEGMEASILVELAKWAAGPVCLFLACLLSLISAASSCRVFKLWPLSFIWSKLSTCEQLRHRLEQLTLIFSTRKAKNPAQLMRKANMLVSVLLDVALGLTLLSWLHRKDLIGQLADALIPVADHVAEELQHLLQWLMGAPAGLKMNRALDQVLGRFFLYHIHLWISYIHLMSPFIERILWHVGLSACLGLTVALSILSDIIALLTFHIYCFYVYGARLYCLKIHGLSSLWRLFRGKKWNVLRQRVDSCSYDLDQLFIGTLLFTILVFLLPTTALYYLVFTLLRLLVVAVQGLIHLLVDLINSLPLYSLGLRLCRPYRLAAGVKFRVLEHETGRPLRLLMQINPLPYSRVVHTYRLPTCGCHPKHSWGSLCRKLFFGELIYPWRQRGNKQD, encoded by the exons AGGCCCCGGCATGGTGCTCAAGGCCTTCTTCCCCACGTGCTGTGCCTCGGCGGACAGCGGCCTCCTGGTTGGACGGTGGGTCCCGGAGCAGAGCAGTGCCGTGGTCCTGGCTGTGGTGCACTTCCCCTTCATCCCCGTCCAGGTCAAAGAGCTCCTGGCCCAGGTGCAGCAGGCCAGTCAGGTGGGCGTGACTGTGCTGGGCACCTGGTGCCACCGCCGGCAAGAGCTGGAGGAGAGCCTGGGCCACTTCCTGGAGGGCCTGGGCGCCATCTTCTCCCACAAGCCCTGGTTCCAGCTATGCCGGGAGAGAGGCAGCAAGTCCTGGAGCTGCAAGGCCACCCACTGGCGGGGGCCCGCCTCCCCTGCCGCCTCCGGCGAGGACCAGGTCATGCTTATTTTCTACGACCAGCGCAAGGTGCTGCTGTCCCAACTGCACCCGCCCACGGCCCTGCccgacccccaggctggggacacCACAGCCAGCGCGGGGGGCCTGGCTGCTGTCTTTGACACAGTGGCGCGTAGCGAGGCACTCTTCCAAAGTGACCGGTTCGATGAGGGCCCCGTGCGGCTGAGCCACTGGCAGTCGGAGGGCATGGAGGCTAGCATCCTCGTGGAGCTGGCCAAGTGGGCAGCAGGGCCCGTCTGCCTGTTTCTGGCCTGCCTGCTGTCTCTCATCTCAGCTGCCAGCTCCTGTCG GGTGTTCAAGCTGTGGCCACTGTCCTTCATCTGGAGCAAACTCTCCACGTGCGAGCAGCTCAGGCACCGGCTGGAGCAGCTCACACTCATCTTCAGCACCCGGAAGGCTAAGAACCCCGCCCAGCTGATGAG GAAGGCCAACATGCTTGTCTCTGTGCTCTTGGATGTGGCCCTTGGCCTCACGTTGCTGTCCTGGCTCCACAGGAAGGACCTCATCGGGCAGCTGGCTGATGCCCTCATCCCTGTGGCTGAC CACGTGGCCGAGGAGCTCCAGCATCTGCTACAGTGGCTGATGGGCGCACCCGCTGGGCTCAAGATGAACCGGGCGCTGGACCAGGTGCTGGGCCGCTTCTTCCTGTACCACATCCACCTGTGGATCA GCTACATCCACCTCATGTCCCCCTTCATTGAGCGCatcctgtggcatgtgggcctcTCAGCCTGCCTGGGCCTGACGGTCGCCCTGTCCATCCTCTCAGACATCATAGCCCTCCTCACCTTCCACATCTACTGCTTCTATGTCTATGGCGCCAG GCTATACTGCCTGAAGATCCATGGCCTGTCCTCACTCTGGCGCCTGTTCCGAGGGAAGAAGTGGAATGTTCTGCGCCAGCGCGTGGACTCCTGCTCCTATGACCTGGACCAG CTGTTCATCGGGACCTTGCTGTTCACCATCCTGGTCTTCCTTCTGCCCACCACGGCCCTGTACTACTTGGTGTTCACCCTG CTCCGGCTCCTGGTGGTCGCTGTACAGGGCCTGATCCATCTGCTTGTGGACCTCATCAACTCCCTGCCACTGTACTCACTCGGCCTCCGGCTCTGCCGGCCCTACAGGCTCGCAG CCGGGGTGAAGTTCCGAGTCTTGGAGCACGAGACTGGCAGGCCCCTCCGCCTCCTGATGCAG ATAAACCCCCTGCCCTACAGTCGCGTGGTGCACACCTACCGCCTCCCCACCTGTGGTTGCCACCCCAAGCACTCCTGGGGTTCCCTGTGCCGCAAGCTGTTCTTCGGGGAGCTCATCTACCCctggaggcagagagggaacaaGCAGGACTGA
- the PIGQ gene encoding phosphatidylinositol N-acetylglucosaminyltransferase subunit Q isoform X1, with translation MGLVSRGAAEAGLGAASAVDRPGPPDAVPNPTPTPSAEGADPGSSRGPGMVLKAFFPTCCASADSGLLVGRWVPEQSSAVVLAVVHFPFIPVQVKELLAQVQQASQVGVTVLGTWCHRRQELEESLGHFLEGLGAIFSHKPWFQLCRERGSKSWSCKATHWRGPASPAASGEDQVMLIFYDQRKVLLSQLHPPTALPDPQAGDTTASAGGLAAVFDTVARSEALFQSDRFDEGPVRLSHWQSEGMEASILVELAKWAAGPVCLFLACLLSLISAASSCRVFKLWPLSFIWSKLSTCEQLRHRLEQLTLIFSTRKAKNPAQLMRKANMLVSVLLDVALGLTLLSWLHRKDLIGQLADALIPVADHVAEELQHLLQWLMGAPAGLKMNRALDQVLGRFFLYHIHLWISYIHLMSPFIERILWHVGLSACLGLTVALSILSDIIALLTFHIYCFYVYGARLYCLKIHGLSSLWRLFRGKKWNVLRQRVDSCSYDLDQLFIGTLLFTILVFLLPTTALYYLVFTLLRLLVVAVQGLIHLLVDLINSLPLYSLGLRLCRPYRLAGPSALGIPRLESPHCRPECAGVKFRVLEHETGRPLRLLMQINPLPYSRVVHTYRLPTCGCHPKHSWGSLCRKLFFGELIYPWRQRGNKQD, from the exons AGGCCCCGGCATGGTGCTCAAGGCCTTCTTCCCCACGTGCTGTGCCTCGGCGGACAGCGGCCTCCTGGTTGGACGGTGGGTCCCGGAGCAGAGCAGTGCCGTGGTCCTGGCTGTGGTGCACTTCCCCTTCATCCCCGTCCAGGTCAAAGAGCTCCTGGCCCAGGTGCAGCAGGCCAGTCAGGTGGGCGTGACTGTGCTGGGCACCTGGTGCCACCGCCGGCAAGAGCTGGAGGAGAGCCTGGGCCACTTCCTGGAGGGCCTGGGCGCCATCTTCTCCCACAAGCCCTGGTTCCAGCTATGCCGGGAGAGAGGCAGCAAGTCCTGGAGCTGCAAGGCCACCCACTGGCGGGGGCCCGCCTCCCCTGCCGCCTCCGGCGAGGACCAGGTCATGCTTATTTTCTACGACCAGCGCAAGGTGCTGCTGTCCCAACTGCACCCGCCCACGGCCCTGCccgacccccaggctggggacacCACAGCCAGCGCGGGGGGCCTGGCTGCTGTCTTTGACACAGTGGCGCGTAGCGAGGCACTCTTCCAAAGTGACCGGTTCGATGAGGGCCCCGTGCGGCTGAGCCACTGGCAGTCGGAGGGCATGGAGGCTAGCATCCTCGTGGAGCTGGCCAAGTGGGCAGCAGGGCCCGTCTGCCTGTTTCTGGCCTGCCTGCTGTCTCTCATCTCAGCTGCCAGCTCCTGTCG GGTGTTCAAGCTGTGGCCACTGTCCTTCATCTGGAGCAAACTCTCCACGTGCGAGCAGCTCAGGCACCGGCTGGAGCAGCTCACACTCATCTTCAGCACCCGGAAGGCTAAGAACCCCGCCCAGCTGATGAG GAAGGCCAACATGCTTGTCTCTGTGCTCTTGGATGTGGCCCTTGGCCTCACGTTGCTGTCCTGGCTCCACAGGAAGGACCTCATCGGGCAGCTGGCTGATGCCCTCATCCCTGTGGCTGAC CACGTGGCCGAGGAGCTCCAGCATCTGCTACAGTGGCTGATGGGCGCACCCGCTGGGCTCAAGATGAACCGGGCGCTGGACCAGGTGCTGGGCCGCTTCTTCCTGTACCACATCCACCTGTGGATCA GCTACATCCACCTCATGTCCCCCTTCATTGAGCGCatcctgtggcatgtgggcctcTCAGCCTGCCTGGGCCTGACGGTCGCCCTGTCCATCCTCTCAGACATCATAGCCCTCCTCACCTTCCACATCTACTGCTTCTATGTCTATGGCGCCAG GCTATACTGCCTGAAGATCCATGGCCTGTCCTCACTCTGGCGCCTGTTCCGAGGGAAGAAGTGGAATGTTCTGCGCCAGCGCGTGGACTCCTGCTCCTATGACCTGGACCAG CTGTTCATCGGGACCTTGCTGTTCACCATCCTGGTCTTCCTTCTGCCCACCACGGCCCTGTACTACTTGGTGTTCACCCTG CTCCGGCTCCTGGTGGTCGCTGTACAGGGCCTGATCCATCTGCTTGTGGACCTCATCAACTCCCTGCCACTGTACTCACTCGGCCTCCGGCTCTGCCGGCCCTACAGGCTCGCAGG ACCTTCCGCCTTGGGAATCCCCAGGCTTGAGAGCCCACACTGCAGGCCAGAGTGTG CCGGGGTGAAGTTCCGAGTCTTGGAGCACGAGACTGGCAGGCCCCTCCGCCTCCTGATGCAG ATAAACCCCCTGCCCTACAGTCGCGTGGTGCACACCTACCGCCTCCCCACCTGTGGTTGCCACCCCAAGCACTCCTGGGGTTCCCTGTGCCGCAAGCTGTTCTTCGGGGAGCTCATCTACCCctggaggcagagagggaacaaGCAGGACTGA
- the PIGQ gene encoding phosphatidylinositol N-acetylglucosaminyltransferase subunit Q isoform X3, with the protein MGLVSRGAAEAGLGAASAVDRPGPPDAVPNPTPTPSAEGADPGSSRGPGMVLKAFFPTCCASADSGLLVGRWVPEQSSAVVLAVVHFPFIPVQVKELLAQVQQASQVGVTVLGTWCHRRQELEESLGHFLEGLGAIFSHKPWFQLCRERGSKSWSCKATHWRGPASPAASGEDQVMLIFYDQRKVLLSQLHPPTALPDPQAGDTTASAGGLAAVFDTVARSEALFQSDRFDEGPVRLSHWQSEGMEASILVELAKWAAGPVCLFLACLLSLISAASSCRVFKLWPLSFIWSKLSTCEQLRHRLEQLTLIFSTRKAKNPAQLMRKDLIGQLADALIPVADHVAEELQHLLQWLMGAPAGLKMNRALDQVLGRFFLYHIHLWISYIHLMSPFIERILWHVGLSACLGLTVALSILSDIIALLTFHIYCFYVYGARLYCLKIHGLSSLWRLFRGKKWNVLRQRVDSCSYDLDQLFIGTLLFTILVFLLPTTALYYLVFTLLRLLVVAVQGLIHLLVDLINSLPLYSLGLRLCRPYRLAGPSALGIPRLESPHCRPECAGVKFRVLEHETGRPLRLLMQINPLPYSRVVHTYRLPTCGCHPKHSWGSLCRKLFFGELIYPWRQRGNKQD; encoded by the exons AGGCCCCGGCATGGTGCTCAAGGCCTTCTTCCCCACGTGCTGTGCCTCGGCGGACAGCGGCCTCCTGGTTGGACGGTGGGTCCCGGAGCAGAGCAGTGCCGTGGTCCTGGCTGTGGTGCACTTCCCCTTCATCCCCGTCCAGGTCAAAGAGCTCCTGGCCCAGGTGCAGCAGGCCAGTCAGGTGGGCGTGACTGTGCTGGGCACCTGGTGCCACCGCCGGCAAGAGCTGGAGGAGAGCCTGGGCCACTTCCTGGAGGGCCTGGGCGCCATCTTCTCCCACAAGCCCTGGTTCCAGCTATGCCGGGAGAGAGGCAGCAAGTCCTGGAGCTGCAAGGCCACCCACTGGCGGGGGCCCGCCTCCCCTGCCGCCTCCGGCGAGGACCAGGTCATGCTTATTTTCTACGACCAGCGCAAGGTGCTGCTGTCCCAACTGCACCCGCCCACGGCCCTGCccgacccccaggctggggacacCACAGCCAGCGCGGGGGGCCTGGCTGCTGTCTTTGACACAGTGGCGCGTAGCGAGGCACTCTTCCAAAGTGACCGGTTCGATGAGGGCCCCGTGCGGCTGAGCCACTGGCAGTCGGAGGGCATGGAGGCTAGCATCCTCGTGGAGCTGGCCAAGTGGGCAGCAGGGCCCGTCTGCCTGTTTCTGGCCTGCCTGCTGTCTCTCATCTCAGCTGCCAGCTCCTGTCG GGTGTTCAAGCTGTGGCCACTGTCCTTCATCTGGAGCAAACTCTCCACGTGCGAGCAGCTCAGGCACCGGCTGGAGCAGCTCACACTCATCTTCAGCACCCGGAAGGCTAAGAACCCCGCCCAGCTGATGAG GAAGGACCTCATCGGGCAGCTGGCTGATGCCCTCATCCCTGTGGCTGAC CACGTGGCCGAGGAGCTCCAGCATCTGCTACAGTGGCTGATGGGCGCACCCGCTGGGCTCAAGATGAACCGGGCGCTGGACCAGGTGCTGGGCCGCTTCTTCCTGTACCACATCCACCTGTGGATCA GCTACATCCACCTCATGTCCCCCTTCATTGAGCGCatcctgtggcatgtgggcctcTCAGCCTGCCTGGGCCTGACGGTCGCCCTGTCCATCCTCTCAGACATCATAGCCCTCCTCACCTTCCACATCTACTGCTTCTATGTCTATGGCGCCAG GCTATACTGCCTGAAGATCCATGGCCTGTCCTCACTCTGGCGCCTGTTCCGAGGGAAGAAGTGGAATGTTCTGCGCCAGCGCGTGGACTCCTGCTCCTATGACCTGGACCAG CTGTTCATCGGGACCTTGCTGTTCACCATCCTGGTCTTCCTTCTGCCCACCACGGCCCTGTACTACTTGGTGTTCACCCTG CTCCGGCTCCTGGTGGTCGCTGTACAGGGCCTGATCCATCTGCTTGTGGACCTCATCAACTCCCTGCCACTGTACTCACTCGGCCTCCGGCTCTGCCGGCCCTACAGGCTCGCAGG ACCTTCCGCCTTGGGAATCCCCAGGCTTGAGAGCCCACACTGCAGGCCAGAGTGTG CCGGGGTGAAGTTCCGAGTCTTGGAGCACGAGACTGGCAGGCCCCTCCGCCTCCTGATGCAG ATAAACCCCCTGCCCTACAGTCGCGTGGTGCACACCTACCGCCTCCCCACCTGTGGTTGCCACCCCAAGCACTCCTGGGGTTCCCTGTGCCGCAAGCTGTTCTTCGGGGAGCTCATCTACCCctggaggcagagagggaacaaGCAGGACTGA